The sequence below is a genomic window from Nostoc flagelliforme CCNUN1.
ACCAAGAGGTGACGAAGGTGGTACCGGTCAGCCAACCGCCTAGTGCTAGGAAGGCGCAGGGGAATAATAATATCCCTGACCAACCTACGAATACGAAGCGATCGCGCTTGAGCCAGTCGTCTAATACGTCAAACCACCCTCTACTAGGGGCGCGTCCAACTGCGATGGTCATCGGACTAAAATCCTCTTTTTACTAAAATTGCAACGTTTCTAAGACAGTGCGGAGAGCCAGTGTAACCGACTGCCGTGAGGAATTAACGTTTTTTTTGACAATCTCAACAGCGTAAAAGCAATTGGATTCTGAGAAAAATGCTCATTAGTGAAATCAGCATTTCTCTTTCTTTATGCCATTACACGTACCATCGGCTAGTAATCTAGCTTGTGGTAACTTAATGATTCTTAACTTATCATACTACTCAGGGTTTTTGCCTGATACACAGAAGCAAATCAGTCATTAAACACAAACCTTATAAATAATATGAATATCAGAAATTTTACAATTTGACACAACTTTTCTCAGAAATGTAAAAAAATTTAGTCTACCTCGACGTAGATAGGGAACTCATTCCCAAAAGGTGAAAAACAGGCAGGGAGCAGGGGAGAAAGAGAACAGAGGGGCAGGGGAAGCAGGGGGAGAAAAGAAGTACTGAACAATAACCCTCTTTGCTCAAGAGCCTCCCCTGCTTATCCGAACCGTATTTGGGGAAAAAGAATTTTTATCAGCCATTGAGTGAAGAAATTTAAGACTTAGTGCCCTAAAAAATTATATAAGTAGCAGGAACAGGGAAGGGGGCGGTTGAGTTTTTGTCAACAATGTTTGGTAAAATGTGGATGGTTACTTCGCCGCCACAGTCGTTGATACACCTCTGGAAAAACTATGTGAAACGTTGGACAAGGGGAAATGAAGTTGGCACATCTTGACTAATACAAATAGCCTAAGTGGTTTGTCCCTTAGTGCAAGTAAGGCATCATCCGGGACAGTAAAATTTGTAGGGTACAGGGTAAAAAATTCATCGTCTACGGTAAAGTATACCGTGGACTTAAAACAGAGCTTCAATGCCTCCTAAGCAATAGCTGGATTGGTATAGAAGCACACACTCTATGCAAGAGCATTAAGTGTGCAAGTATGTGACAGCGAGTATCTCACGGGGCAATGGTAGTTCAATGACGGCATCAACAACGATTAACAAAGGCGATCGCCTCCTGCATCAAAATGTTCTCGGTTCTCGTCGGTTCAGTAATTACTGCTGGGCAACTATCGTTACGTTGGGAGCAAGCGGCTTTTTATTAGCTGGGATATCCAGTTATTTAAAAGTTAATTTACTCATAGTTTCCGATCCAACTCAACTAGTATTCGTCCCCCAAGGATTGGTGATGGGTTTATATGGCACTGCTGGCTTGCTATTAGCCACATACCTGTGGCTAGTGATTTTATGGGACGTGGGAGGCGGTTACAACGAATTTAATCAGGAAACCGGCACAATCAAAATATTCCGTTGGGGATTTCCTGGCAAAAACCGCCGAATTGAGATTGACGGCCGCATAGAAGATGTGCAGTCCGTGCGAATAACCGTCAAAGAAGGTCTTAATCCTCTTCGCGCCCTCTATCTACGCGTTAAGGGCCGGCGAGATATACCCTTAACACGGGTTGGACAACCGTTATCTTTAACAGAGTTGGAAACAGAAGGCGCAAAATTAGCCCGCTTTTTGGGAGTGTCACTAGAAGGACTTTAATTAATTGGGCATGGAGCATGGGGTATTGGGCATTGGAAGAGAAGAACTCAAGACTAATGACCAATGACCAATGACTAAGGATAAGATACTCTGGTTAAACCAGTAATTGGCAATGCGTTTAAAAATTTCACAATTTTTGCTTTCTCTTGTGATTATCAGTGCTTTGATGTTGGGAGGATGTTCAACACAGCAAGTAGCTTCTAATACCTCTTCTCCAACCTCAACAGCTACCTCGGACACAAGCGAGTCAAGCACCCAAACGACTACTGAAGCAACATCTGTATCTCAAACTAGTAGTGATATTCCTGGAATCACTGATTTACCACGTCTTGAAGGCAAAGCTACTGTGGTGGTAACGGTTAAAGGTTCGCCGATTACTATCGAAGTAGACGGCACTAATGCCCCCATTACAGCTGGCAACTTCGTAGATTTAGTACAAAAGGGTGTTTACGATGGTTTAGCTTTCCATCGAGTTGTACGCGAACCCCAACCGTTTGTAGTTCAAGGGGGCGATCCCCAAAGCAAAGACCCGAAAGTTTCAGTAGATAGACTGGGAACAGGTAGTTATATTGATCCAAAAACGGGAAATGCTCGTTATATACCTTTAGAAATTAAGCCAAAAGGTTCAGATACTCCAATTTACAATAAACCCTTTGATGCTACTGCTCAAGCCGTAGTATTGCCCCATAAACAGGGTGCAGTAGCGATGGCGCGATCGCAATCACCAGACTCGGCTTCTGCCCAGTTTTACTTTGCTTTAGCCGATTTAGCCTTCTTGGATGGTAGCTACGCCGTGTTTGGCAATGTCACTCAAGGCTTTGATGTAGTGAATAAAATTCAGCAAGGCGATCGCATTGACTCTGCTAAAGTCACACAAGGTGCTGAAAATCTAAAAATACCAGGGAAGTAGAGGAAGAGGGCAGGGGGAAAATAACTACTAACTCCTAACTCCTAACTATTAACTCCTAAATTGGCAAAGGTTGTTGTCACTGGTATTGGTTTAATTTCTGCCTTGGGTGGAAACTTAGAGGATAGCTGGCAAAATTTGTTAGCAGCTAAATCTGGAATTCGATTACATCAACCTTTTCCAGAATTTACACCACTTCCTCTAGGTTTGATTGGTCAACAACCATCTGAATTGACAATGTTAACTCAGATGGTTGTTGCTTCTGCTTTGCAAGATTCTGGGTTACTTTCACATGCCGCGGATTGTGCTGTAGTCATTGGATCGAGTCGCTCTTATCAAGCGTCTTGGGAAGTTTTGGCGCGGCAAATATATGAAGACGCGGCAAATTTACCCATGTCCTCTTTTGGAAATTGGCTAGATACATTGCCTCACATGAATGCGATCGCAGCTGCAAGACAAGTCGGTGCATCTGGAATGGTTTTAGCACCAATGGCAGCTTGTGCAACTGGAATTTGGGCGATCGCTCAAGCCGCTTTGCTTATCCAAACTGGGCAATGTCAACAGGCGATCGCTGGCGCAGTAGAAGCGCCGATTACACCCCTAACTTTAGCTGGATTTCAGCAGATGGGTGCTTTGGCAAAAACTGGGGCTTATCCCTTTGATTTGCACCGGGAAGGCTTAGTGTTAGGCGAAGGCGCAGCTGTATTTGTCTTGGAATCAGCAGAGTTGGCAAAACAGCGTCAAGCAAAAGTGTATGGTGAAATTCTCGGTTTTGGCTTAACCAACGACGCATATCATGCTAATTCACCAGAACCTGAAGGCAAAAGTGCGATCGCTGCCATCAAACAATGTCTAGAACGTAGTTGTCTCTCACCAGGCGATATTGATTACATTCATGCTCATGGCACAGCTACCCAGCTAAATGACCAAATGGAGAGCATGGTAATTCAGCGTTTGTTTCCCCAAGGGGTAGCAGTTAGTTCCACCAAGGGAAGCTCAGGCCACACATTAGGAGCATCTGGAGCTTTAGGTGTAGCTTTTTCTCTCATGGCCTTAAAGCATCAAATTTTACCACCTTGTGTAGGATTTCAGCAGCCAGAGTTTGATTTAGATATCGTTACATCTGCACGTTTAAGTAAAATTAGGCAAGTATTATGTTTGAGTTTTGGCTTCGGGGGACAGAATGCAGCGATCGCACTATCAAGGTAAATTAGCCCATTAAACATCATTGATAAGTTTTGTTTAAGCATTTCTTGCAAATGTATAATCATTTGCTGCTAAGGTTGAAACATCTATAAGTTTTGCTTAAGCATTTCTTGTAAATGTATAATCAATTGCTGTAAATATATAAATATTTGTTGCAAATGTTTAAACATTTGTTGTTAAGGTTGAAACATTTATAAGTTTTGCTTAAGCATTTCTTGCAAATGTATAAGCAATTGCTGCAAATGCTCAAGCAATTGTTACTAACGTTGGAACATTTACAAGTTTTGCTTAAGCGTTAGTTATAAATGCTCAAGCAATTGTTGCTAACGTTGAAACATTTACAAGTTTTGCAATACCTTTGCCAATTTACGAGGATTCAACCAAATTTGTAAGAATTCAGCACTCAGGAGCAGTTATTGCTGGAGTGATAAAATCCTTTAACCACATGCTTTTTGGGCATTCTACTTTCTTTAGGGAACTCCAAAAAATAAATTATCCAATTTTGGGAATCACAACGACTTTCCCTGCCCCTGCCCCCTGCCCCCTGCCCCCTGCTCCTCTGCCCTAAAAGCGATGGGATATTTTTTTTATTTGGAAGTCCCTTACCTTCTGCTTCCTGCCTCCTGCAAGAACTGCCTTCTTCAATTTGCTAAGTCGAAGAAAATATAAAAATGTAACAAAAACTACAATATTTCGATTTTCCCAAAAAACAAGGATAAGCTAGGCATATATGAGATCCGGTTCGTAAAGATACCGTGATTAGGAGAAAATTTTATGATTTCAAAATCCCTGTTGCTGCCAGAACCCGCTTCTCCAGCGCATATATGCCCATTTGATCAAGCCTGTAGCTACTTAGAAGCGGCAGCTAAAGAATTAAATTTAAATCAGGGTTTGCTAGAAATTCTCAGCCACCCGCGTAAGGTTGTTACGGTTTCCATTCCTGTGAAACTAGATAATGGGGAAATACAAGTTCTCGCTGGACACCGAGTGCAGCACTCCGATGTTTTAGGCCCCTACAAGGGCGGAATTCGTTACCATCCGGCTGTGACATTGCGGGAAGTATCCGCTCTAGCAATGCTGATGACTTGGAAATGTGCTTTATTAGGTATTCCTTACGGTGGTGGGAAGGGTGGCATTCCCATAGATCGAAAACGCTACAGTGTTGGCGAATTAGAGCGAATCACCCGCCGTTATATCAGCGAGTTGATTAAAGATATTGGCCCTGCTGTAGATATTCCTGCCCCAGATATGGGTACTTCGTCCCGTGAGATGGCTTGGATGATGGACACTTACTCTGTAAATGTCGGTCATGCTGTACCAGGGGTTGTAACTGGGAAACCGCTTTCTATTGGTGGTTCGCTGGGACGAGAAATGGCAACCGGACGTGGCGTGATGATTATTGTCCGTGAGGCGCTGGCACAGCAAGGTAAATCTTTAGCAGGTATGCGAGTAGCTATTCAGGGTTTCGGTAACGTTGGCTGTGCCGCAGCAGAATTATTACATCAAGCAGGCGCGAAAGTTATTGCTGTTTCAACGGGTGCTGGAGGAATATTTTCCGAAGTCGGTCTTGATATTCCCAGGTTGAAAGTCTATGCTGCTGAAAATCGCAAGAGTATTATGGGTTTCCCGCAATCTGTACCAATTAGCAATGCAGATTTATTAACTTTGCCCTGCGATGTTTTAATACCGGCAGCTTTAGAAAACCAAATCACTGAAGAAAATGTGAATCAAGTGCAGGCACGAATTGTCGCAGAAGCAGCTAATGGGCCGATTACCCTTGAGGCTAACTTGGCGTTAGAGGCGCGGGGTGTGACAGTGCTACCCGATATATTGGCGAATGCTGGCGGTGTGGTAGTCAGTTATTTAGAGTGGGTGCAGGGCCTTTCCTATGTATTTTGGGATGAGGAACGCGTTAACCGCGAAATGGAGCATTTGATGGTACAAGCTTACCATCGGGTGATTCAGCAGTCGGAGGTACGGCAAATTCCTCTGCGATTAGCTGCTTACACTTTAGGGGTAGGTAGAGTGGCTCAGGCGCTGACTGACAGAGGTCTTTATCCTTAAGATTTCGGCATACATAGCAGGTTTTTAATTGAATAAATATATAAGGGCACAATATTATGTTGTGCCCTTATATATTATTAATAGCGAGTATTTTTATTAAGCGATCGCTACAACATTACTAGTACTAAGTGTCTGTTGTCTGACAATCATCCACTTAGTACATTCTTTATTTCACCAAACTTGATTTTGTGCAACTTCACCAAGAATTAATATTAGTAATCATTGCCCAGAAGGTGCAGCAGCATGAATCAGATCTGGCTTCTCATCACTAGGAGGACGCTCAATAGTTTGATCCGATGTGGGACGTTGATGGCGCTCGCTAGTTTGAATCTGCACAGGTTTACCCGTCTTAATTGACTCGTAAAGCGCTTGAATGATCGAAACATCAATCAATCCTTCCGTCCCCGATGGTTCTGGATCTTTATCTTCGAGAATACAATCAGAGAAATAGGTAAATTCAGCCGCTAGTTGATCGTGATCCTCAAAGGTACGCTCTTGAGTTTCACCATTAATTGTCAGGTAATGCTTGATTTCTCCCTGCCAAGGATATGCAGGGTTTACTCGTAAATCACCTTGAGTACCTACAATCTGATAGGTTGAAACACTTGCTCCTCCAAAGCTACAGGTAAATGTTGCCAATCGCTCATTCGGGAAACGCAAAATAACGCTAGCCATTTCTTCCACTTCGCTGAAGCGTTGTTCTCCGTTATTGGCAGCTACAGCAAATACTTCAATTGGTTCATCTTGAAATAGGTAACGTGCAGCATTAATGCAGTAGATGCCAATATCATAGAGCGTGCCACCACCTGTAACATCTCGTAAACGAATATTGCCTTCTTCTACTTGCTGAGTAAAAACCGAGTTGAAAATTCGTGGTTCACCAATTTGCTTTGAACGCAAAATTTCAACTGCTTGTAAATTGGCTTCTTCTAAATGTAAGCGATAGGCAATCATCAGCTTCACATTATTGTCATTGGCAGCTTTAATCATTGCCTCACACTCTTGCTCAGTTACCGCCATCGGCTTTTCACATAATACATGAATTGCCTGATTAGCAGCCCGCACAGTATAGTCGCAATGCAAATGATTGGGCAACGCAATATAAACTGCATCAATTTCGCCACTTGCCAAACAGTCCTCATACTCCTCGTAAGAGTAAGTATGCTCAATACCATACTTCTTGCTCAGTTCTTCGTTTTTAGTGGGGTCATCTGAAACCAGTGCCACTAATTCTGAGTTTTCGGTGTTGGCAAACGAAGGTAAGGCAGCTTCTTGGGCAAACCAACCTAAGCCAACGACAGCGTAGCGAATTTTGCGCTTACTATTTGTAGCAGTCATTATCTACTCCCTGATGAAGGAACAATTTCGGAATTTTTATGCACTAATTACGTGCAAATATGGCTGAATGCTTATACAAACACTTTGGAAAAGTGTATGGTTACATTGCTAATGCAGCTTCTATATCGGGCATCAATTTAGCTTTCGCTTCCTGAAATTCCTGACCCAGTTCACTTAGCTCTTTCTCGCTCATACATTCGCGCACAGCATTAAAAATTTCGCTTTCTTCTTCTTCTACATGATGCTCAACTGCTTCCTTCAATTCGCTCATTTTTTCTTTAAACTCAGGGTCAGTAGGTTTAAACACCTTAATCTCTTCTAAAATCACTGAAACTTCTTCATGTTCTTCTTCAGCTTCTTCAATATATTGTTCAGTTTCTTCGTATTCTCGCAAAGCTGGGTAGAAAACTAATTCTTCAGTTCTAGCGTGTAAGTTCAATGCTATATAGATTTGATTGAATTGCTCAACCAATTTTGCGCCTTTAGCTTTTTCTGCTTCTGCAAAAAGTTTCTCAACTTGGCGATGTTCTGCTTCAATTAATGAAAGAATGTCTCTTGCTTTAGTTTTAGCCATTTTTTCCCCTCAGTAATAATCAATTTATTTATAGGGCTAAGAATTTGGAGGTTGATGAATGGGATCTCGTCTATTCTCAACGACTTGTTAAATTAAAACCTCATTCTTTCAGTAAGCTTTAGTTTAGACTTAAGGAATATTTGCGGTATTGCACCTTAACTGAAACTCATAACCTCAGAATGATGGATACTGAGTATGTAACGTTAGCAGCCCAAGGCTATGACCCAAACCTTGAATGCCAGTTGAAAATTCCCACACATTTATTTGGTACAGCCTTACAAATAAGTCGTAGAAATCCTGAACACAACTAAGCTTTGCGTGTACTTTATGTTACAAAATAAGCAATGGATAAATACTTAGTATCTATGTAAACTAACTTCCCTTAACAGGGATTATTGCTTCTGCGTCAAGCGCTTGATAACTCCACAGCTGACTTTCGCTCTGGACAATGGAAAGCTATTGAAGAATTACTTCAGGAGCGATCGCATTTACTTGTTGTCCAACGAACTGGTTGGTGTAAAAGTCTAGTTTATCCCTTTGTTCTTAATCATTTACAGCAACCAAAAGATGTAAAATCTCTGGCGGAATGTCTGGATGTCAGACTATCTCAAATACAGGATTGGTTAAATAGGGCTGTGAATGAAGGTAAGGTGAGAAAAATTAACAGACCAGGCGCTTATATAATTAACCAACCAACAACTCAACTTTCTTTATTATGATGGTGTTAGAGAGGGTATTTTTATTTTGGTGAGAGATTAGAGTCACTTCTGAGTATTCAAAACCTAAAGCATAACTGGTGTATAAAACACAAACTTTATAATACAAATAATAGGAGTTGAAGAAGTGTATGGTGATACAAAGAGAACCAGCAACTCAAACCTTATACGACCAAGATTATTACCTGTGGCTGAGGACAACTATCAATCAACTGCGTGCTGGACAGTTTTCTGCTGTTGATTTAGATAATTTGTTAGAAGAATTAGAAACTATCGGTAGAAGGGAGAAGCGAGCAATTGAAAGTTTATTAATTAAGCTTCTTCAACATCTACTAAAACTCAAGTGTTGGGATGAAGAACGAGAACGTAATCAAGGACATTGGAAAGGAGAAATCAGGACTTTTCGTAGAGAGATTAAAAAAGCTCTTAAAGATAGTCCTAGCTTAAAACCTTACATTTTAGAAATATTTGATGAATGTTATCAAGAAGCAAGGGCAGAAGCGTGCTAAGTGTTTTTCCAAGCTATCTAGGATACCTGAGTTTTTTTTAAACTCAGATACCAACTTTTCATCCTGCTTATGACTTTGAGGACGTGGTACTTTGAGCTTTGC
It includes:
- a CDS encoding hemerythrin domain-containing protein, which encodes MAKTKARDILSLIEAEHRQVEKLFAEAEKAKGAKLVEQFNQIYIALNLHARTEELVFYPALREYEETEQYIEEAEEEHEEVSVILEEIKVFKPTDPEFKEKMSELKEAVEHHVEEEESEIFNAVRECMSEKELSELGQEFQEAKAKLMPDIEAALAM
- a CDS encoding DEAD/DEAH box helicase family protein, giving the protein MLLRQALDNSTADFRSGQWKAIEELLQERSHLLVVQRTGWCKSLVYPFVLNHLQQPKDVKSLAECLDVRLSQIQDWLNRAVNEGKVRKINRPGAYIINQPTTQLSLL
- a CDS encoding photosystem I assembly protein Ycf4 encodes the protein MTASTTINKGDRLLHQNVLGSRRFSNYCWATIVTLGASGFLLAGISSYLKVNLLIVSDPTQLVFVPQGLVMGLYGTAGLLLATYLWLVILWDVGGGYNEFNQETGTIKIFRWGFPGKNRRIEIDGRIEDVQSVRITVKEGLNPLRALYLRVKGRRDIPLTRVGQPLSLTELETEGAKLARFLGVSLEGL
- a CDS encoding Gfo/Idh/MocA family protein, which translates into the protein MTATNSKRKIRYAVVGLGWFAQEAALPSFANTENSELVALVSDDPTKNEELSKKYGIEHTYSYEEYEDCLASGEIDAVYIALPNHLHCDYTVRAANQAIHVLCEKPMAVTEQECEAMIKAANDNNVKLMIAYRLHLEEANLQAVEILRSKQIGEPRIFNSVFTQQVEEGNIRLRDVTGGGTLYDIGIYCINAARYLFQDEPIEVFAVAANNGEQRFSEVEEMASVILRFPNERLATFTCSFGGASVSTYQIVGTQGDLRVNPAYPWQGEIKHYLTINGETQERTFEDHDQLAAEFTYFSDCILEDKDPEPSGTEGLIDVSIIQALYESIKTGKPVQIQTSERHQRPTSDQTIERPPSDEKPDLIHAAAPSGQ
- a CDS encoding peptidylprolyl isomerase, producing the protein MRLKISQFLLSLVIISALMLGGCSTQQVASNTSSPTSTATSDTSESSTQTTTEATSVSQTSSDIPGITDLPRLEGKATVVVTVKGSPITIEVDGTNAPITAGNFVDLVQKGVYDGLAFHRVVREPQPFVVQGGDPQSKDPKVSVDRLGTGSYIDPKTGNARYIPLEIKPKGSDTPIYNKPFDATAQAVVLPHKQGAVAMARSQSPDSASAQFYFALADLAFLDGSYAVFGNVTQGFDVVNKIQQGDRIDSAKVTQGAENLKIPGK
- a CDS encoding beta-ketoacyl-ACP synthase; this translates as MAKVVVTGIGLISALGGNLEDSWQNLLAAKSGIRLHQPFPEFTPLPLGLIGQQPSELTMLTQMVVASALQDSGLLSHAADCAVVIGSSRSYQASWEVLARQIYEDAANLPMSSFGNWLDTLPHMNAIAAARQVGASGMVLAPMAACATGIWAIAQAALLIQTGQCQQAIAGAVEAPITPLTLAGFQQMGALAKTGAYPFDLHREGLVLGEGAAVFVLESAELAKQRQAKVYGEILGFGLTNDAYHANSPEPEGKSAIAAIKQCLERSCLSPGDIDYIHAHGTATQLNDQMESMVIQRLFPQGVAVSSTKGSSGHTLGASGALGVAFSLMALKHQILPPCVGFQQPEFDLDIVTSARLSKIRQVLCLSFGFGGQNAAIALSR
- a CDS encoding Glu/Leu/Phe/Val family dehydrogenase; the encoded protein is MISKSLLLPEPASPAHICPFDQACSYLEAAAKELNLNQGLLEILSHPRKVVTVSIPVKLDNGEIQVLAGHRVQHSDVLGPYKGGIRYHPAVTLREVSALAMLMTWKCALLGIPYGGGKGGIPIDRKRYSVGELERITRRYISELIKDIGPAVDIPAPDMGTSSREMAWMMDTYSVNVGHAVPGVVTGKPLSIGGSLGREMATGRGVMIIVREALAQQGKSLAGMRVAIQGFGNVGCAAAELLHQAGAKVIAVSTGAGGIFSEVGLDIPRLKVYAAENRKSIMGFPQSVPISNADLLTLPCDVLIPAALENQITEENVNQVQARIVAEAANGPITLEANLALEARGVTVLPDILANAGGVVVSYLEWVQGLSYVFWDEERVNREMEHLMVQAYHRVIQQSEVRQIPLRLAAYTLGVGRVAQALTDRGLYP